In Poecile atricapillus isolate bPoeAtr1 chromosome 1, bPoeAtr1.hap1, whole genome shotgun sequence, the sequence AAATGACCTCAGGGGGCCCGAGGTGCTGTGGAGCCATCGATGCTCCTGGTGGAAAAGCACTTGGACGGATAAAAAGTGGCCCTTGGGAAGGGAGAACCCAGACAAGAGTCAGGGcacttctctctcctcttcctcacttgGCTGTTCTGATCCCGGATTTGTGCCTCGTGCACGGATGGGGCACAGGGTGTGGGCACATCCCTTGGGATGACACGTGCTGTGGCCACTGTCCCATATCTCTGTTCCCAGAAATCTCCCGTCTCTGTGCCTCGGTGCTGCTGTAGAGAAGCAGAAACCGCTGTCTAACAGCGAGGTGGGTGCAGCCTCCCACATCTCCAGCTCCATCCACAGAAATCTGGGATAACTCATCCCATCCAGCATGGACACCCACTGCCTCCAGCCcaggcagctcctccagcccgtCTCCACAAGTGGAATTGGTTGTTTGGCCATCCCTCACACCTCCACCACCAGATCCTGGGAATTGCAGCGATGCCATGGGGacccccagcctgtccctgcctgagCCACATGGCCTGGCCTCGGAGCCAGGGTGGGAGAgcacctctgctcctgccactcCATTGTCCTGTCATTCCATCCTCCTGTCACTCCATTCTCCTGTCACTCCATCCTCCTGCCACCCCATCCTCCTGTCACCCCATCCTTCTGTCACCCCATCCTCCTGTCACCCCATCTTCCTGCCACCCCATCCTCCTGCCACCCCATCCTCCTGTTACCCTGTTCTCCTGCCACTCCATCCTCCTGCCACTCCATCCTCCTGCCACTCCATCCTCCTGCCACCCCGTTGTCCTGTCACCCCATCCTCCTGTCACCCCATCCTCCTGTCACCCCATCCTCCTGCCACCCCATTCtcctgtcaccctgtcccccTGTCACTCCCTTCTCCTGTCACCCCGTTCTCCTGTCACCCCATTCTCCTGTCACCGtcctcctgctggcactggggatgCAGGAGCGATTCCCCCGCTCCCCAGGTGATGTGCACATTGCCGAGCTCATGCCTGAGCTGGGCTCTCCCAAGCAAAGCTTTGACCCCAACCCTCGAGGTCTGGCCAGCAGAGTTTTGGGAGAAGCTTTATAAAGAGAAACGCGGGTGCTGGGGAGAGCGGGACACACAGCGACACTCACCGTGAAGGGCAGGGAGCAGATGACGAAGATGATGGTCatgatggagagcagcaggaggtggtCGATCTCCTCGGCCATGGAGAAGATGCGGCGGCCGCAGCCGGAGGCGGTGCggggctgctccagggtggTCACCCTGCGGCTCCTCTGCCCGCGCCGGTGCATGCGGGCCAGGTTCACCATCACGCTCAGGTTGCAGAGCAGCACGgcgaggatgaggaagaggagcagcgTGGCGTAGAGGAGCGAGAAGGTGACGTTCAGCCCCGCCAGCTCCGCGTCGCTCTGCTGGGAATCCAGGTGCATCTGGATGAAGCACCAGGTGCCGGGGCAGTACTGCACGTAGCGCCCGAAGCCCAGCAGCGGCAGCGAGCAGAAGGCGGCCGAGAAGGTGTAGATGGCCGGCAGGGCCACCAGCCCCGTGCGGGGGCTCAAGAAGCGCTCGTAGAAGTAGGGGCGCCCCAGGGCCAGGCAGCGCTCCAGCGCCATGGTGAAGAGGATGAGCATGGTGGCGAGGCCGAAGAAGCTCATGGCGAAGCCGAAGTAAAGGCAGATGTGCCCTCCGCGGGCCAGGGCGGTGAGGGTGAGGTTGCGGTGGTAGGAGGCGAGCACCAAGGGGCTGACGGAGCAGGTGCCCAGCAGGTCGGTGACCACCAGCGCCAGCACCAGGACGTGGAACAGCGCGGGCGGGCGCTGCCGGTGCCCGCGGCGGCCCcgcaggagcagccccagagccaggAGGTTTCCCAGGAGCCCGGCCGAGAACATGAGGGCGCTGACCAGCGGCCGAGCCCCGGCCGGCAGCGCTGCCCCGTCGCGCCCGCACGCCCGGCCCGTCCCGTTCatcccgcgccgccgccgccgcacgCCCGAATGCGCCCCCGcccccggcaccggcaccggcaccgcccGCCCCGACGGcaccgccccgcccgccgcccccggcaccgccccgggCACCCCGGTACCGCCCCGGGCTCCTTCGGTACCGCCCCGGGTCCCCCCGGCACTGCCCCGGGTCTCCCCGGCACTGCCCCGGCACCACTCCGGGTCCCCCTGGCACCGCCCCGGGCACCCCCAGTACCGCCCCGGGCACCCCCAGTACCGCCCCGGGTCCCCCCGGCACTGCCCCGGGCTCCTTCGGTACCGCCCCGGGCTCCGTCGGTACCGCTCCGGGCCCCACCGGCACCGCCCCGGCACCATTCCGGGTCCCCCCGGTACCGCTCCGGGCCCTTTCGGTAGCGCCCCGGGTCCCCCCGGCACTGCCCCGGGCACCCCCGGTACCTCCCCGGGCACCCCCGGCACCGCGCTCGCAGGGATGGACGGAGAGGAGGCGAGGGACGCGCACGGACAGACCCTGACCGGACCGAGAGTCCCGGTACCGGTCTGGGAGCCCCGGACACGGCCACTCCCGGTACCGGTCCGTGAACCTTGGACACGGCCAGTCCTGGTGCGATCCCATAGTCCCGGTGCCGGTCCGGGAGTGCTGGGCCGGCCCCGGGAGCGCTGGGACAGCCCCCGGTGTGACCCAGCCCTGGCTCCGGAGcgcccagccccgctgcccgGCCGGGAGCATCCCTTAGGATCGGCCCCGGTGTCGGTCCAGGAGCCCCCGCGAGGCTTCGGGGGTCCCCCCACACGGCCGGTCCTGAGCCAGACCCGGAGCAGCTCTCCCGGCCAGTCCCGGTACAGTCCCgctgtggctccaggagctctgtccCGGTGCTAATCCAGGAATCCCGATGCCCACCCAGGTCACAGGTTCCCAGCGGTGCTCTGGAGCCCGgaggcacagccagccccagcgctggctccagcagcccaAAGCTCTCCGAGCCCCAGCGGAGCCCAGGGGAATTCCCATGGCCCAGAGGAGCCCGTGGAGAGCTCCCTGCCCCACGGATGGCACCGTGccatgtccccattgtccccctcTCCTACATCAGAGGTCCCCAAAGGGCCTGTCTGGCCGAGACCTTGAAGCCCAGCCAgtcccaccctctgccatggacagggacaccttccaccatcccaggttgctcatCCGTCCtggaacacatccagggatgagAAATCCCCGTGCTCCATCCCAGCGGCCTCGGATGCTCTCTCCATCCTTCAGGACACCAGCCCTCACTCAAGCTGCCTTTATTTAAGCACTCGCTGCTTCACAGGTAACTTCCAGAATGCCTCAAGGACAGAAAATCGTGTATCTCCTGTGGCCCTGGGGCTGTTCCAACAGCTgcaacaatttaatttttaatttactttaattACTGCAGCAGGGATGGCTCGGGCACGGACACAGCAGGTTGCAGACACACCAGTGGGTTtggctgttatttttaaaaccacGCTTTTGTAACAGGAACTTCGTCAAGGAAATGCGGGGCACAGCAAACCGAGCTGCGGTTTGTGACAGCACCTCCATTTCTGAGGGGCCACTCCTCGTCCTGGCtttgctttcctctctctcacAGCCCAAGGACCTCTTCAGCACCCTGGGGAATGAGGGGGAGGCGGCAaagcctcagctccagctctgctcccactgtCAGAGCAGTGGGTGAGACGGAGGCGACCGTGTTTTACCATCCCAGACCATCTCAGCTCAGGAAAACACATCCCAGGAGCTCTCCCAACCCAACTTCCAGTCCTGACCCAGCACAGCACTAAAGCGATGCTGGGAGCTGTCCTGAGAGCCCTGGCACCTTCTTTGTGCCACCCACAAATCCAGCTGAATTTGGaagattcccaaattcccaaattcacCTGAATCAATGGAAGGAATCATCCACTGAATCCTGTCCTGATCCCTCCAGGCAGCTGCACTCAGCCCATCCAGAGACTTTTCCGTACCCCGAGGGGTGGCTGCTCCAAGGCTTTTCCCAGCCTCCCACTCTTTTCTGGCATTCCATGTCACAGCTCAGGAAGGGGTTTTGGCTTCTTCTGGAGCTCATTTTCCTGGCAGCTAATGGAGCCTTAAATGCCCCTCTGGGGCTTCAGGCTTCTCCACTGACAGTTGTCTCtgatgggatttttctgcaataatAGGAAAATTGCTgggcttttgttttttcattccCTCTTCTGAGCTCAGAACCAGGAACAGGCTGCGTGGTACAATCTGTCCTGCCTTGGGaagggtttgttttcttccctttgcttccATGTTTAGCTCGTGTCTTGCCTCTGGCGAGGGCCATGTCAAATCCTAGAACTATTTGAGTTGGAAAACTCCTCTAAGATTGAGTCCAAcccttcccccagcactgccaaggccaccactgacccatgtccccaagtgccacatcctcacggtttttaaatccctccagggatggggactccaccactgccctggacCATGCCAGTGATGAAATTTTCTCCAatgtccaatctaaacctcccctggtgcaagcTGAGGGTGTTTCCtcatgtcctgtccctgtcccctcctgccagggacttgtgcagagccacaagggccccctgagcctcctttgctccaggctcagccccttcccagctccctcagcaattctccagccccttcccagctccctcaggaattctccagccccttcccaggtccctcagcctctcctggtgctccagacccttctccagctttgttcccttctctggacactctcCAGCCCCTCATACATCCTCTTAAGGTTTGTTGGCATTGTTTTCCCTCAAAGAAGATTTGCCAGAGTGGAGAAAACGCTCTGGACTTGTAGGAAAGTTTCCCGAACTTCACAGAGGGGGCTCAGCCTCTGGAATTTGTGGCTGGGGAGGGTGTTGGGATCCTGCTCCACCCCTGGTGGATTTTAAGGGATGGCTCCGGCCCCGGGGACAGGGAGGAGTCCATCCCTCCTGTTTATGGCGAGTGAATTTCATCCCTTTTTAACCAAACCCCCATCCTGACTCGTGTTTACCGAATCCAGCCATCACTTCTCTTCCAAAGATTTCCCATCCTTTATCTCCCATTTCAGAGCCTGGGAAATCAGGCACGGCAGCTCCAGGTTTTGGTGCCTTTTTATCCTGCACCAGCACCCAGTGCAggggttaaaaaataaatgaaacctctgctgggctggctctggcactgctgcctgcccaggcaCGTGCCTCAATGCTTCCAGAACAGCTGAAAAATGCAGGcaggcaataaaaaaaataaaaaataaaataaaaataaatgggcTCTTTGCAAGAACGAAACAATTTGTGGGGAAATGAGCTTGAGCAAAGTTGTGCCTGGATTTCGTgagctggaaaagaagaaaacaacagcCCTGAGGGTGATTTGTGTCCGGGGAAGGAGCGGGATGCAGGGAGAGGTGATGCTGTGATGCTGCCGGGTGACAGCGTGGGACAGggcagctggcagtgctggagggtGACAGGGACATAAAACAGCCCCCAAAAGAGCATCGCTGGCGCTgagctccagcctggagagcCGAGCGGAGTCTCTTGATTGTCTCCATCAAGAGCCAGGTCCGTCCCTTCGGGAGCGGCTGGCACAGGAGCGAGCTGGCACCGAGGGGTCCCCAGGGCAATGACTGAGCAGAGGaggagcctggggacagcatCTGATCAGGATCTGATCTGATCTCTCCACAGCCGCTCTCCCCttctcagctgcagctccctcagcctttttttGGAACCTTTTTTGGTTCCTATTTAAGCAACATTTACGGCCGACCCGCGCCTTGCCGGGATTCCTCATTTCAATCCATATTGAATCgatatttccttttattttgatGGTTCCCAAGCTCAGTGCGGAGGGGATCCAagctctgccacagctcccGAAGCCCCAAACGCTTTGAGGCACTGAGAAATGCGGCTCGGGATGGAGAGAGAACACCCGcggtgtccctgctcctggggctcgGCCAGCCTGCCTGGGGACGTGCTGCCATCTCTGGTGGCGACAGTGACACGGCAGCTCCGGCCCCGGGAACAGCCGGGAGCGAGGATTTAtcctccctggctgcagcccaaACCTTGGCTTGGCTCGCCCGGAGACTCCGAGTCTGTTCCCACAGCGGGCAGGACACCAGGAAGGGCAGAATCCCGATTAAAAAGTGCTGCC encodes:
- the PTGER2 gene encoding prostaglandin E2 receptor EP2 subtype, translating into MNGTGRACGRDGAALPAGARPLVSALMFSAGLLGNLLALGLLLRGRRGHRQRPPALFHVLVLALVVTDLLGTCSVSPLVLASYHRNLTLTALARGGHICLYFGFAMSFFGLATMLILFTMALERCLALGRPYFYERFLSPRTGLVALPAIYTFSAAFCSLPLLGFGRYVQYCPGTWCFIQMHLDSQQSDAELAGLNVTFSLLYATLLLFLILAVLLCNLSVMVNLARMHRRGQRSRRVTTLEQPRTASGCGRRIFSMAEEIDHLLLLSIMTIIFVICSLPFTIRAYVNKSGGEEADHEWDLLALRFLSINSIVDPWVFAILRPPVLRLMRSVLCCQLTPDGRGTSSAATARPELCGQ